In Capsicum annuum cultivar UCD-10X-F1 chromosome 8, UCD10Xv1.1, whole genome shotgun sequence, the genomic window ACAAACAAAGAATAGCAGAAGCTAAATAATCACCTTACCCAAGGATTAAAATAATGAACCACAAACAAGAGAGAGTGATGTTTGTCTATCCCCTACTACTGTTTCCCATAGTCTTTTCCATGAGCTTATTAGCTTAGCAGCTGGCTGTAGACTTAGCCCCTTCGTTGACTTCTCAAATGTCGGGCTCATTTCCTGTACAAGTTCGATTGATTCTGAAAGCTGATTAAGGAGGTTTACCGGAGCAATCACTTCATTTCTCTGCAACTGCAGCTGTAGCTGTAATACATAAAGaggggagagagagagaattagAAACATAGCTAACCATGAATACCACATATCTGTTCCAGAGAGAGAAAGCTCTGCTGGCGAAAGACAAAAGAAAACTCACATGTTGATCATGCCGAGATTCACCATCAACTGAGAAGAGAATCTTTAAAGCAGTTCCAAGGCCAAGAACCTGGAGCTTTCCCCATAGTCGACGTTTGTCACATCCTACACAATCCATGATAGAGCTGCAACATGAAAATTTCATACCACATTGTTCAGTCATATGGTAAACTACATAGCAACTACTATTATTGAACAACATACACAAGACTGCAGAAAGAGCCAAAAATCTTGTGTANNNNNNNNNNNNNNNNNNNNNNNNNNNNNNNNNNNNNNNNNNNNNNNNNNNNNNNNNNNNNNNNNNNNNNNNNNNNNNNNNNNNNNNNNNNNNNNNNNNNNNNNNNNNNNNNNNNNNNNNNNNNNNNNNNNNNNNNNNNNNNNNNNNNNNNNNNNNNNNNNNNNNNNNNNNNNNNNNNNNNNNNNNNNNNNNNNNNNNNNNNNNNNNNNNNNNNNNNNNNNNNNNNNNNNNNNNNNNNNNNNNNNNNNNNNNNNNNNNNNNNNNNNNNNNNNNNNNNNNNNNNNNNNNNNNNNNNNNNNNNNNNNNNNNNNNNNNNNNNNNNNNNNNNNNNNNNNNNNNNNNNNNNNNNNNNNNNNNNNNNNNNNNNNNNNNNNNNNNNNNNNNNNNNNNNNNNNNNNNNNNNNNNNNNNNNNNNNNNNNNNNNNNNNNNNNNNNNNNNNNNNNNNNNNNNNNNNNNNNNNNNNNNNNNNNNNNNNNNNNNNNNNNNNNNNNNNNNNNNNNNNNNNNNNNNNNNNNNNNNNNNNNNNNNNNNNNNNNNNNNNNNNNNNNNNNNNNNNNNNNNNNNNNNNNNNNNNNNNNNNNNNNNNNNNNNNNNNNNNNNNNNNNNNNNNNNNNNNNNNNNNNNNNNNNNNNNNNNNNNNNNNNNNNNNNNNNNNNNNNNNNNNNNNNNNNNNNNNNNNNNNNNNNNNNNNNNNNNNNNNNNNNNNNNNNNNNNNNNNNNNNNNNNNNNNNNNNNNNNNNNNNNNNNNNNNNNNNNNNNNNNNNNNNNNNNNNNNNNNNNNNNNNNNNNNNNNNNNNNNNNNNNNNNNNNNNNNNNNNNNNNNNNNNNNNNNNNNNNNNNNNNNNNNNNNNNNNNNNNNNNNNNNNNNNNNNNNNNNNNNNNNNNNNNNNNNNNNNNNNNNNNNNNNNNNNNNNNNNNNNNNNNNNNNNNNNNNNNNNNNNNNNNNNNNNNNNNNNNNNNNNNNNNNNNNNNNNNNNNNNNNNNNNNNNNNNNNNNNNNNNNNNNNNNNNNNNNNNNNNNNNNNNNNNNNNNNNNNNNNNNNNNNNNNNNNNNNNNNNNNNNNNNNNNNNNNNNNNNNNNNNNNNNNNNNNNNNNNNNNNNNNNNNNNNNNNNNNNNNNNNNNNNNNNNNNNNNNNNNNNNNNNNNNNNNNNNNNNNNNNNNNNNNNNNNNNNNNNNNNNNNNNNNNNNNNNNNNNNNNNNNNNNNNNNNNNNNNNNNNNNNNNNNNNNNNNNNNNNNNNNNNNNNNNNNNNNNNNNNNNNNNNNNNNNNNNNNNNNNNNNNNNNNNNNNNNNNNNNNNNNNNNNNNNNNNNNNNNNNNNNNNNNNNNNNNNNNNNNNNNNNNNNNNNNNNNNNNNNNNNNNNNNNNNNNNNNNNNNNNNNNNNNNNNNNNNNNNNNNNNNNNNNNNNNNNNNNNNNNNNNNNNNNNNNNNN contains:
- the LOC124886506 gene encoding endoplasmic reticulum oxidoreductin-1-like gives rise to the protein MLFNNSSCYVVYHMTEQCGMKFSCCSSIMDCVGCDKRRLWGKLQVLGLGTALKILFSVDGESRHDQHLQLQLQRNEVIAPVNLLNQLSESIELVQEMSPTFEKSTKGLSLQPAAKLISSWKRLWETVVGDRQTSLSLVCGSLF